A portion of the Daphnia magna isolate NIES linkage group LG4, ASM2063170v1.1, whole genome shotgun sequence genome contains these proteins:
- the LOC116935216 gene encoding glucose-6-phosphatase 2 — protein MSEEEFNFSETVYSLGVDLISTLQSTFPEGETFFIDVSLVFDPKYVFTIYFPLLFALHWVVGVQVLGTIIVVEWMNQILKWLMHGERPYWWVHEMEEAHKADVHPHKISEIHQYSSTCETGPGMPSGHSMAMSAAWYVIIHAVVEHVVDPSNMSAKLKTESKQLLWGIYIIIQGLVIFSRLYIAAHFPHQCLLGLALGICMAKLAFGSTEWMNFGRLRWILVSSIIMASALGTYSFLLLTGRDPAWSISEALKWCDKTENIHIDTMPFYSLMRYSGAAFGLGLGLTSRFFKTTEQRMNFTKLQTFANVVLGLALGYAAEMAHVAIPKTNETLFYCLEFLLNIAFPYAVIALAPYTVMAFSGRKEKST, from the exons ATGTCTGAAGAAGAGTTTAATTTTTCGGAAACTGTTTACAGTCTTGGTGTAGATCTTATTAGCACATTGCAGTCCAC GTTTCCGGAAGGCGAAACCTTTTTCATCGACGTATCGTTAGTTTTCGATCCAAAGTACGTATTCACTATTTACTTTCCGTTGCTATTCGCCCTACATTGGGTAGTCGGTGTTCAAGTATTAGGAACAATCATCGTCGTCGAATGGATGAATCAAATATTGAAATG GTTGATGCATGGAGAGCGCCCTTATTGGTGGGTCCACGAGATGGAAGAGGCACACAAAGCGGATGTTCATCCGCACAAAATCTCGGAAATTCATCAGTACAGCTCGACATGTGAAACTGGTCCAGGTATGCCATCGGGACACTCGATGGCAATGTCTGCCGCCTGGTACGTAATCATCCACGCTGTGGTCGAACATGTCGTCGATCCTTCCAACATGag TGCCAAATTGAAAACGGAAAGTAAACAGCTCCTGTGGGGGATTTACATAATCATTCAAGGATTGGTGATTTTCTCGAGATTATACATCGCTGCTCATTTTCCGCATCAATGCCTCCTGGGATTAGCCCTTG GCATTTGTATGGCAAAACTAGCCTTCGGCTCTACAGAATGGATGAATTTCGGTCGCCTGCGATGGATTTTAGTTTCTTCCATCATCATGGCCAGCGCGCTGGGCACGTATTCGTTCCTCTTGTTGACTGGAAGAGATCCTGCGTGGTCAATCAGTGAAGCTTTGAAATGGTGTGATAAAACGGAAAACATTCATATCGATACAATGCCGTTTTATAGTTTGATGAGATATAGCGGAGCTGCCTTCGGCCTTGGTCTCGGTTTGACTTCCCG ATTCTTTAAGACAACGGAGCAGAGAATGAATTTCACGAAGCTTCAGACGTTTGCGAACGTTGTTTTGGGCCTTGCGTTGGGTTACGCAGCTGAAATGGCTCATGTGGCCATACctaaaacaaacgaaacatTATTTTACTGCcttgaatttcttttgaaCATAGCCTTCCCCTACGCTGTCATTGCTCTGGCACCGTACACGGTAATGGCGTTCAGTGGCCGTAAAGAAAAGTCTACTTAA